Below is a window of Streptomyces genisteinicus DNA.
GCCGGCGTGGCGCATCTCGCCGCGGACCGGGGCGCCTTCGCCCGCGCGGTGCGCGAGGTGCCCGACCCGGCGGTGCGCCCCGCCCTCTTCCTGCGCCTGGACGGGCGGCCCACCGCGTTCGTCACGTACCGCTCCGCGCGCCCCGAGGCGTCCGACCCCTTCACCACCGACGAGGAGAACTGACCGTGTCCACTGCCGTGACCGTGCCCCGGGTGCACGTCATGACGGGCCTGCCCGCATCGGGGAAGACGACCGCCGCCCGCGCCCTCCAGGCGGAGGCGGACGGCAGGATGCGACGGGTCAACCTGGACGACCTGCGCACCATGCTCGACATTCCCGCGCCGGAACGCGGCCGATCCCACGCCCACGAGCAGACCGTGCTGGCGATCCAGGACGCCGCGGTGACGGCCGCCGTCGCCGACGGCTTCGACGTCGTGGTCGACAACACCCACCTCACGCCCCACATCCCCAAGCGGCTCAAGGCGGCCGTGGCGGGCCGCGCCCTGTTCGTGGTGCACGACCTCACGGACGTCGGCGCCGACGAGTGCGTACGGCGCGACGCCGCGCGGGAGCGTCCGGTGGGGGAGGAGATCATCCGGCTGCTCGCCGAGCGGCACCTCAGGTCCCGCAAGGGCGGATGGCGTCTGACGGACGCGTGGTTCAACGACCGGCAGCCCGTGCTGCCCTACGTCGCGGACCCGGCGCTGCCCCCGGCCGTCATGTGCGACATCGACGGGACCCTCGCGCTGCGCGGCGACCGGGGCCCGTTCGACTTCTCCCGCTGCGACGAGGACACCCTCAACCTCTCCGTGCGGGGAGCCCTCTCCGCGTTCCGCCGCGCCGACGGCGACGCGATCGTGCTGCTCTCCGGCCGCAGCGAGGACCACCGGGAGATGACCGAGGCGTGGCTGCGGCGCCACGAGGTGCCGTACGACGAGCTCTGGATGCGCGCGGCGGACGACGGCAGGCGCGACGACGTCGTGAAGGCGGAGCTCTTCGACCGCCATGTCCGCCACCGCTACGCGGTGAAGGTGTCGCTGGACGACCGCGACCGGGTCGTGGCCGTGTGGCGCCGGATGGGCCTGCCGACCTGGCAGGTCGACTACGGGGCCTTCTGAGCGGGGCACGCCTTTCGGGACGACGCAGGTCAGGGGGCGTCCGGCGGTCGCGCCGGGCGCCCCTCGGCGTTCCCCGGCGCCGTGCGGGCGAGCGGGTGTGACGAGGACCGCGTGGAAGATCAAAACACCGTGGGGTTAGCATATGAGCGCCGCCTAGCTCGAAAGATAACCACGTGACTGTCAATGACGACTCGTTCACCAACTGGATGCACCGCGAGGAGATCGCGGAGTCGATGATCCCGATCATCGGGAAGCTGCACCGCGAGCAGGACGTCACGGTCCTGCTGCACAGCCGCTCCCTGGTGAACAAGTCGGTGGTCAGCATCCTCAAGACGCACCGGTTCGCCCGGCAGATCGCCGGCGAGGAGCTCTCGATCACCGAGACGTTCCCGTTCCTCCAGGCGCTGACGACGCTCGACCTCGGCCCGTCCCAGATCGACCTCGGTCTGCTCGCCGAGGCCTACCGCGCCGACGACCGCGGCCTGTCGGTGGCGGAGTTCACCGCCGAGGCCGTCGCCGGCGCCACCGGTGACAACAAGATCGAGCGTCGCGAGGGGCGTGACGTCGTCCTCTACGGCTTCGGCCGCATCGGCCGCCTGGTCGCCCGCCTTCTCATCGAGAAGGCCGGCTCCGGCAACGGTCTGCGCCTGCGCGCCATCGTCGTCCGCCGCGGCGGCGACCAGGACATCGTCAAGCGCGCCTCGCTGCTGCGCCGCGACTCGATCCACGGCCAGTTCCAGGGCACGATCACGGTCGACGAGGCCACCGGCACGATCAGCGCCAACGGCAACGAGATCAAGGTCATCTACGCCAACGACCCGTCGGAGGTCGACTACACGGCGTACGGCATCGACAACGCCATCCTCATCGACAACACGGGCAAGTGGCGCGACCGCGAGGGCCTGTCCGCGCACCTGCGCCCCGGCATCGACAAGGTCGTCCTGACCGCCCCCGGCAAGGGCGACGTGCCCAACATCGTGCACGGTGTGAACCACGACGACATCAAGCCGGACGAGCGCATCCTGTCCTGTGCGTCCTGCACCACCAACGCGATCGTCCCGCCGCTGAAGGCGATGAACGACGAGTACGGTGTGCTGCGCGGCCACGTGGAGACCGTCCACTCGTTCACCAACGACCAGAACCTGCTGGACAACTTCCACAAGGCCGACCGCCGCGGCCGCAGCGCGCCGCTCAACATGGTCATCACCGAGACCGGCGCCGCCTCCGCCGTCGCGAAGGCGCTGCCCGCCCTGAAGGCGCCGATCACCGGCAGCTCCATCCGCGTGCCCGTGCCGGACGTGTCGATCGCGATCCTCAGCCTGCGCCTGGGCCGCGAGACCACCCGTGACGAGGTCCTGGAGTACCTCCGCGACGTCTCGCTCCACTCGTCGCTCAAGCGCCAGATCGACTTCACCACCGCTCCGGACGCGGTCTCCATGGACTTCGTGGGCTCGCGCCACGCCTCCATCGTGGACGCCGGCGCGACCAAGGTCGACGGCGACAACGCGATCCTCTACCTGTGGTACGACAACGAGTTCGGCTACTCGTGCCAGGTCATCCGGGTGGTGCAGCACGTCTCCGGCGTGGAGTACCCGACCTTCCCGGCGGCCGTCTGACCGCCCGCGGGTCCGCACGGGGCGGTGCCGGCACCTTCA
It encodes the following:
- a CDS encoding AAA family ATPase, which translates into the protein MSTAVTVPRVHVMTGLPASGKTTAARALQAEADGRMRRVNLDDLRTMLDIPAPERGRSHAHEQTVLAIQDAAVTAAVADGFDVVVDNTHLTPHIPKRLKAAVAGRALFVVHDLTDVGADECVRRDAARERPVGEEIIRLLAERHLRSRKGGWRLTDAWFNDRQPVLPYVADPALPPAVMCDIDGTLALRGDRGPFDFSRCDEDTLNLSVRGALSAFRRADGDAIVLLSGRSEDHREMTEAWLRRHEVPYDELWMRAADDGRRDDVVKAELFDRHVRHRYAVKVSLDDRDRVVAVWRRMGLPTWQVDYGAF
- a CDS encoding glyceraldehyde-3-phosphate dehydrogenase, producing MTVNDDSFTNWMHREEIAESMIPIIGKLHREQDVTVLLHSRSLVNKSVVSILKTHRFARQIAGEELSITETFPFLQALTTLDLGPSQIDLGLLAEAYRADDRGLSVAEFTAEAVAGATGDNKIERREGRDVVLYGFGRIGRLVARLLIEKAGSGNGLRLRAIVVRRGGDQDIVKRASLLRRDSIHGQFQGTITVDEATGTISANGNEIKVIYANDPSEVDYTAYGIDNAILIDNTGKWRDREGLSAHLRPGIDKVVLTAPGKGDVPNIVHGVNHDDIKPDERILSCASCTTNAIVPPLKAMNDEYGVLRGHVETVHSFTNDQNLLDNFHKADRRGRSAPLNMVITETGAASAVAKALPALKAPITGSSIRVPVPDVSIAILSLRLGRETTRDEVLEYLRDVSLHSSLKRQIDFTTAPDAVSMDFVGSRHASIVDAGATKVDGDNAILYLWYDNEFGYSCQVIRVVQHVSGVEYPTFPAAV